Proteins encoded within one genomic window of bacterium:
- a CDS encoding thymidine phosphorylase produces MRMVDIIKKKRDGEALTAEEISFFVENYKKGEIPDYQASALLMAIFFRGMSTEETVVLTERMMRSGEILDLSDIPGPKVDKHSTGGVGDKISLPLAPIVASLGVYVPMISGRALGHTGGTLDKLESIKGLTTALSPEKFKKQLREIGVVMAGQTENLCPADRKLYALRDVTATVESIPLISASIMSKKLAEGIDGLVLDVKTGNGAFMSKYEDAKKLAETMVGIGKGMGKKVKAFITNMNQPLGFKIGNALEVEETIEILRGEGPEDVRELTYALATEMLIISGKANSKEEALRSIDNVVRTGKALEKWEELVKCQGGDLEFMYSKDFTRTKNIYELKADTEGYLFSYNTYLIGVAVSILGAGRSTKDDKIDPQVGIILRKKVGDFVNHGETIMELRYNDEKKFGQSIEILKKSFTIKDEKPVKEPLIFECVE; encoded by the coding sequence ATGAGAATGGTTGATATAATTAAGAAAAAGAGAGACGGAGAAGCCCTGACAGCAGAAGAAATATCCTTTTTTGTGGAAAATTATAAAAAAGGTGAAATTCCAGATTACCAAGCTTCAGCACTCCTTATGGCTATCTTTTTCAGAGGAATGAGCACCGAGGAAACCGTTGTCCTTACAGAACGCATGATGAGATCAGGTGAAATCCTTGACTTATCGGATATTCCAGGCCCTAAGGTAGACAAACACTCAACGGGGGGAGTAGGTGATAAAATTTCTTTGCCCCTCGCACCCATTGTGGCTTCCCTTGGTGTTTATGTCCCAATGATTTCCGGAAGAGCACTTGGACATACTGGGGGAACCCTTGATAAACTTGAATCTATTAAAGGTTTAACGACTGCACTTTCACCTGAAAAATTTAAAAAACAACTTAGGGAAATAGGAGTTGTAATGGCAGGCCAAACTGAAAATTTGTGTCCAGCTGACAGAAAACTCTACGCCTTGAGAGATGTAACCGCGACCGTTGAAAGTATACCCTTGATATCCGCAAGCATCATGTCAAAGAAGTTAGCTGAAGGCATCGATGGACTTGTCTTAGACGTAAAAACAGGCAATGGCGCCTTTATGTCAAAGTACGAAGACGCCAAGAAACTTGCTGAGACCATGGTTGGTATCGGGAAAGGAATGGGGAAAAAGGTAAAGGCATTCATCACCAATATGAACCAACCCCTCGGCTTCAAGATAGGAAATGCACTGGAAGTGGAAGAGACTATTGAGATTTTAAGGGGCGAGGGGCCAGAAGACGTTCGGGAATTAACTTATGCCTTAGCCACCGAAATGCTTATTATTTCTGGCAAAGCAAATTCAAAAGAAGAAGCGTTAAGGAGCATTGACAATGTAGTTAGAACAGGAAAAGCACTGGAAAAATGGGAAGAGCTGGTAAAATGTCAGGGTGGTGACCTGGAATTTATGTACTCCAAGGATTTTACCAGAACCAAGAATATTTACGAATTAAAGGCTGATACTGAAGGTTACCTCTTCTCTTACAACACATACCTGATTGGTGTTGCGGTTTCTATCCTCGGCGCAGGTAGAAGTACCAAAGACGACAAAATTGATCCTCAGGTCGGAATAATACTGCGCAAAAAGGTCGGTGATTTTGTGAATCATGGTGAAACAATTATGGAGCTAAGGTATAATGACGAAAAGAAATTCGGACAGTCTATCGAAATTTTGAAAAAATCATTCACGATAAAAGATGAAAAACCTGTAAAGGAACCACTCATCTTTGAATGTGTGGAGTAA
- a CDS encoding two-component regulator propeller domain-containing protein, producing the protein MSKNVIVGGKVSAIIGILLISLFPVKLLSQYPNWTVYNASNSGLPSNVVTAIAIDASGNKWIGTWGGLAKFDGTNWTVYNTSNSGLPNNYVRAIAIDASGNKWIGTYGGGLAEFDGTNWTVYNTSNSGLPDNDVWTIAIDASGNKWIGTSGGLAKFDETNWTVYDTSNSDLPSNYVRAIAIDASGNKWIGTFVGGLAEFDGTNWTVYNTSNSGLPDNDV; encoded by the coding sequence ATGAGTAAAAATGTCATAGTGGGTGGTAAAGTTAGTGCCATAATTGGCATCCTACTCATCTCACTCTTTCCCGTCAAACTTCTCTCGCAGTATCCAAACTGGACTGTGTATAACGCATCAAATTCAGGTCTGCCTTCTAATGTTGTTACTGCAATAGCGATTGATGCATCAGGGAATAAATGGATTGGAACTTGGGGTGGGCTTGCTAAGTTTGATGGGACAAACTGGACTGTGTATAACACATCAAATTCAGGTCTGCCTAATAATTATGTTCGTGCAATAGCGATTGATGCATCGGGGAATAAATGGATTGGAACTTATGGTGGTGGGCTTGCAGAGTTTGATGGAACAAACTGGACTGTGTATAACACATCAAATTCAGGTCTGCCTGATAATGATGTTTGGACAATAGCGATTGATGCATCGGGGAATAAATGGATTGGAACAAGTGGTGGGCTTGCTAAGTTTGATGAGACAAACTGGACTGTGTATGACACATCAAATTCAGACCTGCCTTCTAATTATGTTCGTGCAATAGCGATTGATGCATCAGGGAATAAATGGATTGGAACTTTTGTTGGTGGGCTTGCCGAGTTTGATGGGACAAACTGGACTGTGTATAACACATCAAATTCAGGTCTGCCTGATAATGATGTTT
- a CDS encoding flavodoxin family protein, producing the protein MKVLGILGSPHKTGGSAQLLVAALKGAQRLGAKTELVSVYDGEIKPCEGCIKDEEPYCKFPCIFEDYGKVILQKIYESDGLIFSTPVYWFAPSGQLKNLIDRMTSLENMVAYGEPSYLEGKVAAAIAVGADDGGSWATGYLVATLTSMGCIIPPWGLAYSHKREKAVFDDKALMDAINIGLLTVKTIARLNGEIVDLMFVSDSDMLEEIRKEITEELGIMKSSPQGASKI; encoded by the coding sequence ATGAAGGTTCTCGGAATTTTGGGATCTCCGCATAAGACAGGTGGTTCTGCACAGCTTTTGGTTGCTGCTTTGAAAGGCGCCCAGAGGTTGGGTGCTAAAACGGAACTTGTAAGTGTTTACGATGGTGAAATAAAACCCTGCGAAGGTTGTATTAAGGATGAAGAACCTTACTGTAAGTTTCCCTGCATTTTTGAAGATTATGGAAAGGTTATTTTGCAAAAGATATACGAATCGGATGGACTCATTTTCTCTACGCCGGTTTACTGGTTTGCCCCATCGGGCCAGCTAAAGAATCTTATAGATAGGATGACATCTCTGGAAAACATGGTTGCTTATGGAGAACCAAGTTATCTTGAAGGAAAGGTGGCAGCTGCTATCGCTGTAGGCGCTGATGATGGTGGGTCCTGGGCTACGGGCTACCTGGTTGCTACTTTGACTTCAATGGGATGTATCATTCCCCCATGGGGATTGGCTTATTCTCATAAAAGGGAAAAGGCTGTTTTTGATGACAAGGCTTTAATGGATGCGATAAATATTGGCCTCCTGACTGTTAAGACTATTGCCAGGCTTAACGGTGAAATAGTAGATCTTATGTTTGTTAGTGACAGCGATATGCTCGAGGAAATACGAAAAGAGATAACCGAAGAGCTTGGCATTATGAAGAGCTCTCCACAAGGGGCAAGTAAAATTTAA